A stretch of the Clavibacter sp. B3I6 genome encodes the following:
- the soxR gene encoding redox-sensitive transcriptional activator SoxR gives MADAQAGPRHAPGELLTVGEMTTRTGVAASALRFYEELGLIAAERTAGNQRRYARHMLRRVSLITVAKRLGIPLADVQATFDDVPLDRPPSHADWQRASRRWKRLLEERRQGIERLERELTGCIGCGCLSMKACGLLNPDDALGDRGAGPRRVQLD, from the coding sequence GTGGCGGATGCGCAGGCTGGGCCGCGGCACGCGCCCGGGGAGCTGCTCACGGTGGGCGAGATGACCACGCGCACGGGCGTCGCCGCGTCCGCGCTCCGCTTCTACGAGGAGCTCGGGCTCATCGCCGCCGAGCGCACCGCCGGCAACCAGCGCCGGTACGCGCGGCACATGCTGCGGCGGGTGTCGCTGATCACGGTGGCCAAGCGCCTCGGGATCCCGCTCGCCGACGTCCAGGCCACCTTCGACGACGTGCCGCTCGACCGCCCGCCGAGCCACGCCGACTGGCAGCGCGCGTCCCGCCGCTGGAAGCGCCTGCTCGAGGAGCGGCGCCAGGGCATCGAGCGGCTGGAGCGCGAGCTCACGGGGTGCATCGGCTGCGGCTGCCTCTCGATGAAGGCATGCGGCCTGCTCAACCCGGACGACGCGCTGGGCGACCGCGGCGCGGGGCCGCGTCGCGTCCAGCTCGACTGA
- the fdxA gene encoding ferredoxin yields the protein MTYVIALPCVDVKDRACIDECPVDCIYEGERSLYIHPDECVDCGACEPVCPVEAIYYEDDLPEKWSDYYTANVEFFADLGSPGGATKVGVIAKDHPVIAVLPPQGPAA from the coding sequence GTGACCTACGTGATCGCCCTCCCGTGCGTCGACGTGAAGGACCGCGCCTGCATCGACGAGTGCCCGGTGGACTGCATCTACGAGGGCGAGCGCTCCCTCTACATCCACCCCGACGAGTGCGTCGACTGCGGCGCCTGCGAGCCCGTGTGCCCCGTCGAGGCCATCTACTACGAGGACGACCTGCCCGAGAAGTGGTCGGACTACTACACCGCGAACGTCGAGTTCTTCGCCGACCTCGGGTCGCCCGGCGGCGCGACGAAGGTGGGCGTCATCGCCAAGGACCACCCGGTGATCGCCGTGCTCCCGCCCCAGGGCCCCGCCGCGTGA
- a CDS encoding histidine phosphatase family protein → MRLILIRHGQTASNVEGVLDTRIPGPVLTALGREQAALLPETLRGEAIGALYVSTMVRTHETAAPLAEALGLAPVERDGIREIAAADLEMRGDRAAVMEYLGTMVRWVGGEDALPLAGGETGREFAARFDAVVAEAEASGHGTVAIVSHGAAIRSWTGLRARGLDAAFVADHALENTGVVVLEGSGTDWVLESWEGEPVSGVGEDAPSGPAGEPTG, encoded by the coding sequence ATGCGCCTGATCCTCATCCGACACGGCCAGACCGCCTCCAACGTCGAGGGCGTCCTCGACACCCGCATCCCCGGGCCCGTGCTCACCGCGCTCGGCCGCGAGCAGGCGGCCCTGCTGCCGGAGACCCTCCGGGGCGAGGCGATCGGCGCCCTGTACGTCTCGACCATGGTCCGCACCCACGAGACGGCCGCGCCGCTCGCGGAGGCTCTCGGCCTCGCACCGGTCGAGCGCGACGGCATCCGCGAGATCGCCGCCGCCGACCTCGAGATGCGCGGCGACCGCGCGGCCGTCATGGAGTACCTGGGCACGATGGTCCGCTGGGTGGGCGGCGAGGACGCGCTGCCGCTGGCCGGCGGGGAGACGGGCCGGGAGTTCGCCGCGCGGTTCGACGCCGTCGTCGCGGAGGCCGAGGCCTCGGGGCACGGCACCGTGGCGATCGTCAGCCACGGGGCCGCCATCCGCTCGTGGACGGGCCTGCGGGCGCGCGGGCTCGACGCGGCCTTCGTGGCCGACCACGCGCTGGAGAACACGGGCGTCGTGGTGCTCGAGGGGTCCGGCACCGACTGGGTCCTCGAGTCCTGGGAGGGCGAGCCCGTCAGCGGCGTCGGCGAGGACGCCCCCTCCGGCCCGGCGGGCGAGCCGACAGGCTAG
- a CDS encoding glycoside hydrolase family 13 protein has translation MDITPRSAPGHADAAWWRTAAIYQVFLRSFADGDGDGVGDLAGLRARLPYLAALGVDAIWVNPWYPSPMVDVGYDVADYRDVDPMFGTLAEAEALIVEAHDLGLRVLLDIVPNHTSDAHPWFRAALAGDQAARARYLLRDGKGPDGELPPNDWESCFRGPAWTRTTDADGRPGAWYLHMFAPEQPDLDWTNPEVRAEFVDVLRFWFDRGVDGFRVDVAHGLAKAEGLPDGLGADRRTEAHPGWDQDEVHDVYREWRRVADSYDPPRVFVAEAWVARPERLPLYLRPDELHTAFEFEPLHVTFRADPWRRVIDDGLAKAALSGAPSAWALTNHDVVRQATRYGREQPEVRASNEQQRARFGVDPVDLELGRRRARAAVTLTMALPGVAYLYFGEELGLHEVEDLPDARRRDPIHLRSGGTDPGRDGSRVPIPWSGDSAPYGFSGTAPDGGGEPWLPQPEAWAELTVERQEADPASTLQHYRRLLAARRALIVPTEPLVWLETLPDVLAFRRGELQCWVAFGTDPVPLPPGLRVAISSTGDVDGVLPPDTAVWLVPERP, from the coding sequence GTGGACATCACCCCCCGCTCCGCACCCGGGCACGCGGATGCGGCGTGGTGGCGCACCGCCGCCATCTACCAGGTGTTCCTGCGCAGCTTCGCCGACGGGGACGGCGACGGCGTCGGCGACCTCGCGGGCCTCCGCGCGCGCCTGCCGTACCTCGCCGCGCTCGGGGTCGACGCGATCTGGGTGAACCCCTGGTACCCGTCGCCGATGGTCGACGTCGGCTACGACGTGGCCGACTACCGCGACGTGGATCCGATGTTCGGCACGCTCGCCGAGGCGGAGGCCCTGATCGTCGAGGCGCACGACCTCGGCCTGCGGGTCCTCCTCGACATCGTCCCGAACCACACCTCCGACGCCCACCCCTGGTTCCGCGCGGCCCTCGCCGGGGATCAGGCAGCCCGCGCCCGCTACCTCCTCCGCGACGGGAAGGGCCCCGACGGCGAGCTGCCGCCGAACGACTGGGAGAGCTGCTTCCGCGGTCCGGCCTGGACGCGCACGACCGACGCGGACGGCCGCCCCGGCGCCTGGTACCTGCACATGTTCGCGCCGGAGCAGCCCGACCTCGACTGGACGAACCCGGAGGTGCGGGCCGAGTTCGTCGACGTCCTGCGGTTCTGGTTCGACCGCGGCGTCGACGGCTTCCGCGTCGACGTGGCGCACGGCCTCGCCAAGGCCGAGGGTCTGCCGGACGGCCTCGGCGCCGACCGGCGCACCGAGGCGCACCCCGGCTGGGACCAGGACGAGGTGCACGACGTCTACCGGGAGTGGCGCCGCGTGGCCGACTCCTACGATCCGCCGCGCGTCTTCGTCGCCGAGGCCTGGGTCGCGCGGCCCGAGCGGCTGCCGCTGTACCTGCGCCCCGACGAGCTGCACACGGCCTTCGAGTTCGAGCCGCTGCACGTGACCTTCCGGGCGGATCCCTGGCGCCGGGTGATCGACGACGGCCTGGCGAAGGCCGCGCTGTCCGGTGCGCCGAGCGCGTGGGCGCTGACCAACCACGACGTCGTGCGCCAGGCGACGCGGTACGGCCGGGAGCAGCCGGAGGTCCGCGCGTCGAACGAGCAGCAGCGGGCGCGCTTCGGCGTCGACCCGGTGGACCTCGAGCTCGGCCGCCGCCGCGCCCGCGCCGCCGTCACGCTGACGATGGCCCTGCCGGGCGTCGCGTACCTCTACTTCGGCGAGGAGCTGGGGCTGCACGAGGTCGAGGACCTGCCGGATGCGCGGCGGCGGGATCCGATCCACCTCCGCTCCGGCGGCACCGACCCCGGTCGGGACGGGTCCCGGGTGCCGATCCCCTGGTCCGGCGACTCCGCGCCCTACGGCTTCTCGGGCACGGCGCCGGACGGCGGCGGCGAGCCGTGGCTGCCGCAGCCGGAGGCGTGGGCGGAGCTGACGGTCGAGCGCCAGGAGGCGGATCCGGCGTCGACGCTGCAGCACTACCGTCGGCTGCTCGCCGCCCGCCGTGCGCTGATCGTGCCGACGGAGCCGCTGGTCTGGCTGGAGACCCTGCCCGACGTGCTCGCGTTCCGTCGGGGCGAGCTGCAGTGCTGGGTCGCCTTCGGGACGGATCCCGTGCCCCTGCCGCCGGGGCTCCGGGTCGCGATCAGCTCGACGGGGGACGTCGACGGGGTGCTGCCGCCCGACACGGCCGTGTGGCTGGTGCCCGAGCGGCCGTGA
- a CDS encoding carboxylesterase family protein, which translates to MPDPTVPGPVPTRSGPVTGIRDGDVERYLGIRYATAARGEPPVAAEPVRGSDGEAVVVSAVRPAPACPQPSSRILDTLMRGALDGVERSEDCQRLSITRPADMAPGETLPVIVWFHGGGYTTGAGDLAIHDPRDLVVEQRVIVVAVTARLGLLGFGGGGGGRRPHDGPPANLGLLDQVEALRWIRDSVAAFGGRPDEVTSMGQSAGGDAILHLMISDGARGLFRRAIVQSPPIGITGGRERMFRAMARATRSLAPDAPLDEVMRRQARAERASWASGIRAGLPWGPRYGHAPLPAEAARDAAWRAVAPEVDLLIGTTRDETAMYLPALPVVAPLLRVPVVGPALRRALMRAVVRPTTRLVYARPVRAFAARHRAAGGRAVRYVLRAAPASSPIGAGHTADVPLILGTRAAWTAVDLVGPAAWPEVAERGRAVRRVWADFARTGTVAADADARACGMRFDRG; encoded by the coding sequence ATGCCCGACCCCACCGTCCCCGGCCCGGTCCCGACGCGATCCGGCCCGGTGACGGGGATCCGCGACGGCGACGTCGAGCGGTACCTGGGCATCCGCTACGCGACCGCCGCCCGGGGCGAGCCTCCGGTCGCGGCCGAGCCCGTGCGCGGATCCGACGGCGAGGCCGTCGTGGTCTCGGCCGTGCGTCCCGCGCCGGCGTGCCCGCAGCCGTCGTCGCGGATCCTCGACACCCTGATGCGCGGCGCCCTCGACGGCGTCGAGCGGTCGGAGGACTGCCAGCGCCTCTCGATCACGCGCCCGGCCGACATGGCACCCGGCGAGACGCTGCCCGTCATCGTCTGGTTCCACGGCGGCGGGTACACGACGGGCGCGGGCGACCTCGCCATCCACGACCCGCGCGACCTCGTCGTCGAGCAGCGGGTGATCGTGGTCGCGGTCACCGCGCGGCTCGGGCTCCTCGGCTTCGGCGGAGGCGGCGGCGGGCGACGGCCGCACGACGGGCCGCCCGCGAACCTCGGGCTGCTCGACCAGGTGGAGGCGCTGCGCTGGATCCGCGACTCCGTCGCCGCGTTCGGCGGCCGCCCCGACGAGGTCACCTCGATGGGCCAGTCGGCGGGCGGCGACGCGATCCTGCACCTCATGATCAGCGACGGCGCCCGGGGCCTCTTCCGCCGGGCGATCGTGCAGAGCCCGCCCATCGGGATCACGGGCGGGCGGGAGCGCATGTTCCGGGCGATGGCGCGCGCGACCCGGTCGCTGGCCCCCGACGCGCCGCTCGACGAGGTGATGCGGCGGCAGGCGCGGGCCGAGCGCGCGTCGTGGGCGTCGGGGATCCGCGCGGGCCTGCCGTGGGGACCGCGCTACGGCCACGCGCCGCTGCCCGCCGAGGCCGCCCGGGACGCCGCCTGGCGCGCGGTCGCCCCCGAGGTGGACCTCCTCATCGGCACGACCCGCGACGAGACCGCGATGTACCTGCCCGCGCTGCCGGTGGTCGCGCCGCTGCTCCGGGTGCCGGTCGTCGGACCGGCGCTCCGGCGCGCGCTCATGCGCGCCGTCGTCCGGCCCACCACCCGCCTCGTCTACGCGCGGCCCGTCCGGGCGTTCGCCGCTCGGCACCGCGCGGCGGGCGGCCGGGCCGTGCGCTACGTCCTCCGGGCGGCGCCCGCGTCGAGTCCCATCGGCGCGGGGCACACCGCGGACGTGCCGCTGATCCTCGGCACGCGCGCCGCGTGGACGGCCGTGGACCTCGTCGGCCCGGCGGCGTGGCCGGAGGTGGCGGAGCGCGGACGCGCCGTGCGGCGGGTGTGGGCCGACTTCGCCCGTACGGGGACGGTGGCGGCGGACGCCGACGCGCGCGCCTGCGGCATGCGCTTCGACCGGGGCTGA
- a CDS encoding zinc-dependent alcohol dehydrogenase, which produces MRAMVYRGPYRIRVEEKDIPRIEHPNDAIIRVTRAAICGSDLHLYHGLLPDTRVGTTFGHEFIGVVHEVGSSVENLSVGDRVMVPFNIYCGSCFFCARGLYSNCHNVNPNATAVGGIYGYSHTTGGYDGGQAEYVRVPFADVGPMVIPEDIHDEDALLMTDALSTGYFGAQLGDIVEGDTVAVLGAGPVGLYAARSAWFMGAGRVIVVDQLDYRLRMAESFAHAETLDFSAVKDTVLELKHRTGGLGADVVIDAVGAEADGHALHQITGTKIKLQGGSPVALNWAIDGVRKGGTVSVMGAYGPVPAAIKFGDAVNKGITMRMNQAPVKRQWPRLMEHIRAGHFAPRDIITHRIPLEHIAEGYHTFSAKLDDCVKTVITFDED; this is translated from the coding sequence ATGCGAGCGATGGTCTACCGAGGGCCCTACAGGATCCGTGTGGAGGAGAAGGACATCCCCCGCATCGAGCACCCGAACGACGCGATCATCCGCGTCACCCGGGCGGCGATCTGCGGATCCGACCTGCACCTGTACCACGGCCTCCTGCCGGACACGCGGGTCGGCACCACGTTCGGCCACGAGTTCATCGGCGTCGTGCACGAGGTCGGCTCGTCGGTCGAGAACCTGTCCGTGGGCGACCGCGTGATGGTGCCGTTCAACATCTACTGCGGGTCCTGCTTCTTCTGCGCCCGCGGCCTCTACTCGAACTGCCACAACGTGAACCCGAACGCCACGGCGGTCGGCGGCATCTACGGCTACTCGCACACCACGGGCGGCTACGACGGCGGCCAGGCCGAGTACGTGCGCGTGCCGTTCGCGGACGTCGGGCCCATGGTGATCCCCGAGGACATCCACGACGAGGACGCGCTCCTCATGACGGACGCGCTCTCCACGGGCTACTTCGGCGCGCAGCTCGGAGACATCGTCGAGGGCGACACCGTGGCCGTGCTCGGTGCGGGACCCGTCGGCCTGTACGCCGCGCGCTCGGCGTGGTTCATGGGCGCCGGCCGCGTGATCGTCGTCGACCAGCTCGACTACCGCCTCCGCATGGCCGAGTCGTTCGCGCACGCGGAGACGCTCGACTTCTCCGCCGTGAAGGACACCGTGCTGGAGCTCAAGCACCGCACCGGCGGTCTCGGCGCGGACGTGGTCATCGACGCGGTGGGCGCGGAGGCCGACGGGCACGCGCTGCACCAGATCACGGGCACCAAGATCAAGCTGCAGGGCGGATCGCCCGTCGCGCTGAACTGGGCCATCGACGGCGTGCGCAAGGGCGGCACCGTGAGCGTCATGGGCGCCTACGGGCCCGTGCCCGCTGCGATCAAGTTCGGCGACGCCGTGAACAAGGGCATCACGATGCGCATGAACCAGGCGCCGGTGAAGCGGCAGTGGCCGCGGCTCATGGAGCACATCCGGGCGGGGCACTTCGCGCCGCGGGACATCATCACGCATCGGATCCCGCTCGAGCACATCGCGGAGGGGTACCACACGTTCTCCGCGAAGCTCGACGACTGCGTCAAGACCGTCATCACGTTCGACGAGGACTAG
- a CDS encoding TetR/AcrR family transcriptional regulator — protein sequence MQSSTQPRAADPRPARTRAAIYAAVADLTGEPGQEVSVNAILRASGVSRSGFYAHFSGLDDLLVAMLSDTYHGIAATYSTTDPAHPAQVARHAQEQLVAFISARRAFIRSSLDWPVSSRAHETVTQAYADGIHDAIEARRDAVPAGASIDDLATFIAGGAVAILTKWIREGDDTVPQGVIVDRLLSVMPAWLIGSD from the coding sequence ATGCAAAGCAGTACGCAGCCGCGAGCCGCCGATCCCCGCCCGGCTCGCACCCGAGCTGCGATCTACGCGGCGGTCGCGGACCTGACAGGTGAACCGGGCCAGGAGGTCTCGGTCAACGCGATCCTCCGCGCCTCTGGCGTGAGTCGCAGCGGCTTCTACGCCCACTTCTCTGGTCTCGATGACCTTCTCGTCGCGATGCTCTCGGACACCTACCACGGCATTGCTGCGACGTACTCGACCACCGACCCGGCTCACCCCGCGCAGGTAGCACGTCACGCGCAGGAGCAGCTCGTCGCCTTCATCAGTGCCCGACGCGCTTTCATCCGCTCCTCACTGGATTGGCCGGTCAGCTCGCGCGCGCACGAGACGGTCACCCAGGCCTACGCCGACGGCATCCATGACGCGATCGAGGCCCGACGTGATGCCGTGCCAGCAGGAGCGAGCATCGACGACCTCGCCACGTTCATCGCCGGAGGTGCCGTCGCGATCCTGACGAAGTGGATCCGCGAGGGGGACGACACCGTCCCGCAGGGCGTCATCGTCGACCGGCTCCTCTCCGTCATGCCGGCATGGCTCATCGGCTCGGACTGA
- a CDS encoding flavin reductase family protein, giving the protein MSADPDLFKAAFRGHPAGVALITARTAEGPSGLTASSVASLSVDPPALSFSVTRATGSAGAILEADTYLVHLLAGRHAALARAFAVSGSPRFTAEQGFQELPTGEPLLADARAALRCRTIQTVPVGGSVLVVAEVLDVILGEQAPPLVYRDRRFHLLEDDHPEL; this is encoded by the coding sequence GTGAGCGCCGACCCGGACCTCTTCAAGGCCGCGTTCCGCGGGCACCCGGCAGGCGTCGCGCTCATCACCGCGCGCACCGCGGAGGGGCCGTCGGGGCTCACCGCCTCCAGCGTCGCCTCGCTCTCGGTGGACCCTCCCGCGCTCTCGTTCTCGGTGACGCGCGCGACGGGATCCGCCGGCGCGATCCTCGAGGCCGACACCTACCTCGTGCACCTGCTCGCCGGTCGCCACGCGGCGCTCGCGCGGGCGTTCGCCGTCTCAGGGTCGCCGCGCTTCACCGCGGAGCAGGGCTTCCAGGAGCTGCCGACCGGCGAGCCGCTGCTCGCGGACGCGCGTGCCGCCCTCCGCTGCCGCACGATCCAGACCGTGCCGGTCGGCGGATCGGTGCTCGTCGTCGCCGAGGTCCTCGACGTGATCCTCGGCGAGCAGGCCCCGCCGCTCGTCTACCGCGACCGACGCTTCCACCTGCTCGAGGACGACCACCCGGAGCTGTAG
- a CDS encoding SDR family NAD(P)-dependent oxidoreductase, whose protein sequence is MSLLLVVGYDPGVSHATAERFAREGYALALIGRTRDRVEAGASRLQELGVDARAYVADAGDQAQITETIGAVREAQGPIGAVLWTAPRAAGVTNVLATRPDEISRVFAVGIDGLLATVQTTLDDLKAHPGAAVLVANGGLGDQTTAAEQAAATYDIDGTSLEAAAKSKLVGILAERLRPDGVYVGEVIIGSAVRTPASAPGTGIDPHAIADRFWTMATDRDTVRTRVE, encoded by the coding sequence ATGTCTCTTCTCCTCGTCGTCGGGTACGATCCCGGCGTCTCCCACGCCACCGCAGAGCGGTTCGCGCGGGAGGGCTACGCACTCGCCCTCATCGGGCGGACCCGCGACCGCGTCGAGGCCGGTGCCTCCCGACTCCAGGAGCTCGGAGTGGACGCTCGCGCCTACGTCGCGGACGCCGGCGATCAGGCACAGATCACGGAGACGATCGGTGCGGTCCGCGAAGCACAGGGACCGATCGGCGCCGTCCTCTGGACCGCACCTCGCGCGGCGGGCGTCACCAACGTCCTCGCCACCCGACCCGACGAGATCAGCCGCGTCTTCGCGGTCGGCATCGACGGTCTCCTCGCCACGGTCCAGACCACGCTCGACGACCTCAAGGCCCACCCCGGCGCAGCGGTCCTCGTCGCGAACGGCGGACTGGGCGACCAGACCACCGCGGCCGAGCAGGCGGCCGCCACGTACGACATCGACGGCACCTCTCTCGAGGCGGCCGCCAAGTCCAAGCTCGTCGGCATCCTCGCCGAACGGCTGCGACCCGACGGTGTCTATGTCGGTGAGGTCATCATCGGCAGCGCTGTCCGCACCCCAGCCAGCGCCCCCGGGACCGGAATCGACCCGCACGCCATCGCCGACCGGTTCTGGACGATGGCCACCGACCGCGACACCGTCCGGACGCGCGTCGAATAG